In Capsicum annuum cultivar UCD-10X-F1 chromosome 8, UCD10Xv1.1, whole genome shotgun sequence, the genomic window ATATTGGTTTTtataaattaaagttttagttaaTTGTGCCTTCTGCCTGTCAAGAATAAAGTTAGTGTCTTTCTTTAATAGAAACAAACAAGTATGTGATAAGTTATTGTTAAAACTTTGAATGTTTCTTTCACTTTAGGACAGTCAACTTAATATTTTAATGGCATAAGTATTATTTAAAAACATTATCAGCTATGGATCTCACTTTAGAACATTCTAATCATTTTGGAGTTTCTTAATTGGACTAAATAATTATCTTCAACCAACCATAAAGTTTGTTTGATGACAGTTTGTACACTCAAAAGGAATCTGACcttttatttatacttttcttAAGAGAGAGCCTATTATACATGTATACACTCAAATTTTTCCTAAGACATCTATGCACCTTCGCTCGTCTCCACTGTTGTGTTAGTTGAACACTTCAATGTACAAAATAATCATCTAAACACCTCCAAAATTTATGTGTTACATCAATATCGTCCGTCCACCAATGGGGACGAGTTGGAGTGCTTACTTGATAGTTGATAGTTGAGGACAAGTTCGAGTTTGTTTATGCATAAtgtgtattttattcatttgtttgaaGGGTGTTTTGGGTTAGAATTTatgcaaaaatttcaagaaactaTCCATGAGAATTCAGTTTGTGATTCATACTTCATTGATTTCCTTAAAAGAATTAACTTTGATGAGACATGAATGTATATACACCTTAAAATGGAAAgaacacatgaaaaaaaaaattgaaatcaacaaagtgaaattaaaaaaaatatcaaggaaCATAACTAGTTTCAAGAACTGGTTGAGTTCTTATACCTGAAGCAGAAGGCATTCTGCTATTCCCAACCCAAACAGTATCCAAAGCCTCACTTTTTTCAGATTGTTTCTCCATATTCCCTCTCTTTTTTATCCCAACACATTTGCATATCAAAGTTGCCATCACAATCAACAATATTAATCCTACAATTCCTACACCAAATCCTATTACCCACCATTTCCATTTCCCATCTTTCTTCTCATCATCATCTGGCTTCAATGAAGGCACCACTATGGCGAAATGGCCTTGTCCTTGCGTTATACACGTGTTGTTCTTCGTTACATTGCTGAACTCTATGGTCCCATTTGTGACAAATCTAACACATTTCATCGTCAcattcttcttgttgttgtcttgTGGGATAGATATTCGTGGGAAGTTAACCAAAATTTGATTTCCCATGGTATTAAGCTCAACCATCCCATAATTTTCTCTTCCTCTTGATGCATCATATGCTAATAAGCCTATGACAGGAGTTACAAATGTGTAACCTGAGACATCATAGTATTTAGATGACAAATTCCCAAATTTTTCATATATGATATCAAATCTCCTAACAAAAGGCCATGGCAGTACTCTCCGTGGGATTCTGAAGAAGCTAAAATTAGCCCCTCTTCTCCAAAAACTTGCACTTCTAACGCGAACGATTGAAACTTCCATGCCTGAAAAATTTGCAGGAAGGTGAATATCATACAATTTACCTGTACGTAGTTTCGATATATTCTTGATTGCATATTCATGTATGTATGAATCCAATGTCTCTCGATCCGACGTATCACTTGATCCTCGTACAACGTttaatgacaataataacaataacaaccaGGACATCAGTGGGATGACGTGACATATATTGCTATTATTAGACCCCATCAACAATCACCTTCATCtcctatttcatcaaaaaacATTAAAATCTTGATCAATTCTCAAGCCTATGTTACATAAGTTAATGCAAGAAAGAACCAAGAGAGTCATGGAAGATCACAACCAATCTATACAATATATATGAACCTCTcacaaataaaaaagtaagcaaggGGTTTTGTGGGTATTAATCAATAATTGACATTGCTAATCTCCAGGATTTGGAAGAGTATGAGTTGTATAATAGGGCTGGAGTTTTAGAGGTAATGATTGATAATGAAACAAACAGGATTATTTAGGTGTAATGAAAAAATTGGGCTCTTTATAAATGTGGTTCTAATATTCTTGTGGGGTGGCTTAGGGGCCTAAGCTTAACCTGGCACCTTAATAAAACGAAATATATACTAAAGAAGAGGGTCCCTATAATAGGAATTGTTCTATGTTGTTACTCAATTTGTTTAAGCAAGTTTATGTCAATTGGGTTAGTTGGAAATATAGGATATGTAATTTTATTCGTCTAATTCAATTAGTACTTTATAAAATAGCATAAATACCGATtctttttgaaagtaattacactctttcacttttttaattactttactctctctccctattaatctacataacatagccgacatatacataacattttgtgtatatgttgacaattttgtaatatattttagggagttggattttttttataatattgaaaatataagttgtttatttgtttaatttttagttataAAATTGTGCCAACTGGACTTCTGTTGGGATCACAAAACAATATTGCAAGAAGGacaaatatatgtatgtatatacaaaaGATTTGTACAAAAAGCTTATTTTAAGGAGGTGGGTTGAATGGTCCATTTTTTTGGTAGTAAAATCTATCTGTATCCCAAGTTACGTACCTTTTTGCATATTAGAAGAAAACAACGTAAAGAAGAAACCTTGGTGGAGAAAATAGAAgctgataaaaaaa contains:
- the LOC107879746 gene encoding uncharacterized protein LOC107879746, whose amino-acid sequence is MGSNNSNICHVIPLMSWLLLLLLSLNVVRGSSDTSDRETLDSYIHEYAIKNISKLRTGKLYDIHLPANFSGMEVSIVRVRSASFWRRGANFSFFRIPRRVLPWPFVRRFDIIYEKFGNLSSKYYDVSGYTFVTPVIGLLAYDASRGRENYGMVELNTMGNQILVNFPRISIPQDNNKKNVTMKCVRFVTNGTIEFSNVTKNNTCITQGQGHFAIVVPSLKPDDDEKKDGKWKWWVIGFGVGIVGLILLIVMATLICKCVGIKKRGNMEKQSEKSEALDTVWVGNSRMPSASGIRTQPVLETSYVP